From the genome of Astyanax mexicanus isolate ESR-SI-001 chromosome 3, AstMex3_surface, whole genome shotgun sequence:
AATGTTATGAGAAAATGTTCCCACAATAACATTTATATAATGTTCTAAGAACGTTTGACAGTTTTGTTAGGAAATGTTAGGAACAAAATGGTTCTAcaaccaaaataaaacattaacggaatgttctaagaacataaTGTTCTGAGACTTTTTTGAGGAACACTTATTGAACAAGATGGTGGCCCAAGCAAttataaaaatccaaaaatgttcACAAAAGTTTCTTTACTAAtcctaaaaaaacactgcattatcTCAGCTTAGTTTTAATGTATTACAGtccttttcttcataacaagcaaaaaaatatgcaagtaGTACATTGCTGGAATATTTCCACTATTCTGATATAACAATAGACTGGCAGGGTCTTCTACAAAGGTAATAGTctgatcatcaagatgtgtttttattaccgtatttttcggactataaggcgcaccgtattataagacgcactatcaaagaacgcctattttctgctatttttccatacatagggcgcatcgcattataaggcgcgttaagtgacactagaaagggtgcctatatcaaagtgaacaggggtggcgccatgtttcccttcccccaccgggggtggtcgcttgccggtggagcgtctcagtatatataaatctagctctttcaaagtcaaacgagtgctggatattaatctacacagattcctctcctgaaaactgtttatttgggtgagtaacgtgcttcagtttatttacagtaagcttagatttccagatgtccactaaggcttgctgcaccagcgttagcatagctatccgctagcacgctagctagtcacctaaactagtaaagttaacccaaacttaaacgacagcgttacactgagtaatcctgcgtgttctggtaagacagtgagatatcagctagcgattcgtcccccgtagcttgttttaacacggtaaacaagcagattacaggctgataaaactcacctctgagagagttagcgcttagcatctagctaatgctagccaggcaaagcagcacagacttacaggccgataactcacctctgaacggtgaacgcttagcgattagcatctaactctaataatactgctccagcagtattaaaagtgctaaatttagaaaatactgatctctgaacagtgaaaaagctagctagctaagcggttagcatctagctaatgctattgctgctccagccacggagtgtgtgtttactgctccttacacctgacgggtaaaatttagataatactgatctctgaacagtgaataagctagctaatgctatttgctgctccagcctcggagctgcacggctctggactctgtatagcactgaaactctgtataacgctgcacggagtgtgtgtttactgctccttacaacctgacgagtaaaatttagataatactgatctcagtgaataagctagctagcttagcggttagcatctagctaatgctattgctgctcagcctcggagctgcacggctctggactctgtatagcactgaaactctctataacgctgcacggagtgtgtgtttactgctccttacaacctgacaagtaaaatccatacaaaaggcgcaccgtattataagacgcactgtcaatttttgtgaaaattaaaagtttttaagtgcgccttatagtccgaaaaatacggtatttaatAATTTACACATCATATCTGATTGTTAAAGGGCTGTCCCATTACTTAGGGATGTGGATTACAGAGTTTACAGGGGAAAGTTGACACTCAGAAACAAGAGGAATAGGGTACAAATGAGAATAGGATTGGGCCAGACGACACAAAATACTTTATGCCAACATGATAAATGACAGTGTCTGTGCAACTAGTACTCCTTATGGCACAGGAAAAGAACaccataaacatttataaacacaaaCCCAACAAACCAACGAGCAGAAAACAATGTTCACGCTTGATTACGCCACTTTAGCATGTCATCTGCTTAAAGGCTCATATGACTGTCCTTGGCATTTTCCGAGCCTTTAACCTTTGAGACATGTGAACATCATTAGACCTGTACTCACTGAAAGGGCCCTGAGCCAAAGCTCCTGTCCAACTGTGAGCACTGCTGCTCGAGCTGATCCAGCAACCTGTCCACTGAGTCCTCTTTGTTTTCGAGTTTTAAATACTTCCTTGCATATCCAAGGTCGAGTCGAGGCCAGCTGCGGTGCCTCTGCTCCTCCGCAAGTGCAAAGTCAAGGTCAAGGTTCTCTGTGCTGATCGCTGTCATGTTCACACAAACCTCGGAACTGGACTGCCGCTGGAGCAGTGTGGGGTACTCTGTAGAATCCTCAGCCCTTATCTCGTGGTGCCGTAGAGCCCTGGGCAGTGTGCGTGGTTTAGTCCTGCAGCTCATGCTGAGCGAACGCCTCGGGGGAAGAACGCGTAACTCCCAGTCCTCCCCCTCCAGAGTCAACAGAGAGCTAGCAGTCAGGCAGTTGCTGAGCTTGCAGTGAACCTCTGGTAGTGCATTTTGGCCAAAGCCGGCTCCCTGTTCTGCATCGGGGACTGTGTCGAGGTCCACTTTGCTGGAGTTGCAAGATTTGGAAGAGTGAATAGAGGGGGTGGAGGAAGACTCCTGGTGATGAAGGACCTCAGTGCGCAGAACTGCTCTTTGCTGCAAGCCCCCTTCTTCGACCTCTGTGGTTTTCACCTGCAGCAGAGGTTCAGAGGAGGCCAATTCCTGAAGGCACATGATGTTCAGGTGGGCTGCAGGCAAGCTGCTAACCCACTGGTAGTGCCTGGCCAGTGAGTTTACCTGTGTGAGGTCCGCTGAGGGCACGGCAGCGGACACAGAGCAGATCACACTCTGCATCTGAGCAAGCAGCATCTGAGTCTCCCTGTCCCGATTCTCACACAGCACCGTATTAGCACAAATTAGAATGAAGAGACCCACTCCCATAATGACAGGACCCAGCAGTTTCATCCTTTCACTGTGGATCAGGCTGGCTGTGGAGAACAGCCCTTTGGCTCCCAGGCCCCATCCGGACGCCTGAGAGGTACTGGAGAGGCCGTTGCTCACAGCGCCCAGCGCCGAACGCTGTACTCGGTATGGCCAGTACCCTGCCACTGCCAGTGCTGTGCCAACAATCACTACCACCACACCCAGCACAAGGAAGGCCCCTGGCATGGAGCGGATGCGCAGCTTTCCCTGGATCACTCCTTCCTTCTTCTTTTGCGAACGTAGACCAAAGTGTGGCAAGCGCTGAGAAGAATGCGTGGCTGGAGCTCGGTCTTGACTCTTAGGAGTTCTCATGCTTCCAGCCCTTCCTCTTAAGGCCACACTTTAATGGGAGTCTGCAGGGGAGAGGGTAAAAAGGGCTATATTAAAACAAAGTTTCCAAAAATTTTGCATTCATGTACAGTTCGTCCTCCATGTTCCATAGATCCATGCTGGCTTGTATTCAGACACATCCATTTAATGCAGtgtatttaaacatgcagtcagaTTGTACAATTATACAACTTGCAAAAgtttaaatgactatttttattaagTTAATTAAGAAAATTCTAAACAACAGTCTGAGCAACAATCAGTTTAAACATGAAAGTCAAGATAAAATCACTTGTTCGAAACATGTATAAACCAAGTTTATATGTACATTTAAACTGTACTGTGCTATTAGATAGTTTGTAAAACTCTTGAAATGCTTAGATTTACTGCATACATTTGACCTAAAATCTTCatctaatacatttaattaaaacattttaaaaagaaccTAAACAAATTACAAATCTTTAAGGGTTAAAGTGgctgaaatctgatttttttagtcACTTTCAGATGTGGTCCTAGATGGCATATGTATCTGACTTGTGGGCATGCAACATAAATACGAACGGTTAGATTTCAGGTACTTAGTGCTACAAGACCAGTGCTTCATTTTAAATATGAGTGCCCtcggaattctaccaatgaagtgtggagctacgtCAAGCTTGTGAATGGTGTAAATATGGTGATTTCCTTGCATTAGacacactatgcccctatcacttgctttataagcctgttgggagctttgGCTAAAAGCAATGTATTTCGGAATGCCGGGGAGGAACAAAGGAACAAAGGAACATTtgacagatttctcctttaaatcacTCATTTCACTGCCCTTTGAGTGAAAAAGTCGGTGCTTTCGATTATCATACTTCCTCCATTCACAGCATAACCAGCAGGTCAACTGGCTTTTTTATTGAAGGGAATGACTTTATATGTAAACAGACACTAACTGGTTTGTCTGACCCACAAGTAACAGAACAACCCACAGAAACACACCTcaaccatgtcagtgtcactggaGGGCTAAAAAATGACAACCCACACAAATAtgacctgctctgtggtggtcttatACGGTaatgaccattgaagaacagagtgaatgaAGGAttaaaaagtatgcagagaaacagaaataggctactacagtctgtaattatagaattacTAAGTGCTCCTGTGCGCTCAGTAAAgctaaaacaaatgaaaaatgatTGCTGAGACAATTAGGTGATCATAATATTCAGACTGGACtgtgaatatgattttttttttacttcccacACAAACAAATTTTACATTGGAGAAACTTAGTGCCTAACAAGCACCTAAAAGCACTATATTGTCAATGTTAATTAGTCCAGCATCAGGAAGACACTGAGAAAGGATTCTGCGCATGGTAGGATAACAAGGGAAGCTACTCTGCAAAGAAAACACTGCTGTCAAATTGAAGTTTGCTTAAGACCACACAGATGTGCCAGAACCGTCCTGGAAGAAAGTCCTGTGGAAAGATTCATCCAAGATAGAACCGTGTGGTTTAAATGAACAACGTTATGTTTGgcaaaaaaatctaaacacaGCATTCCAGCATCAGAACCACATTCCGGTTGTAAAGCATGGGGTGGCAGTATCATGGTCTGGTTTAATTTGCTCCCTCTGATCCGGTATGGCTTGGCATTATTGATGGACCAATGAATTGTATGGACTGTACCAGCAAATCTATCTGTGAACCAAAGCTTAAATTTAAATGGgtcatgcagcaaaaaaaaaaaatgatccaaagcacaaaaGCACTGTTGTAACTTTAAAAGCCTTTTGACAAAATTTAACATTTTGGAATAATCCAAGTCCAGGCTTTAGTACCCTGTTGGGCTGCTTCTTTCCCGGATACAAGATGAGCTACAGTTGGGCATAAAGCCATAAAGGGTCCAtatacactacctggccaaaaaaagatGCCACCTGGGTTTTACTGAGTaaattgatgctgcagttggtcaggtctaggttcagcaacagtatgtgctgaaagaatgacgtcagttgactacctgaatatactgaatatagaccaggttattccatcaatggattttttcttcccgcATGACACAGGAATATTCCAGGATGAGAAACCAGTATTCAtaggctggaattgtgaaggagtggttcagggagcatgagatcatcaatttcacacatggattgttccccacagagtccagaccttaacctcattgagaatctttgggatgtgctgaagaaggctttgtgcagctgtcagactctaccatcattaatgctgcaagatcttgatgaaaaattaatgcatcactggattaaaataaatcttgtgacattgcagaagcttattgaaacaagtATGATGCCACAATGAAagcatgctgcaatcaaagctaaggacagtccaacaaaatattagagtgtgacctttttttgcgTGGCGACTCTTTTTCGGCCTGGCAGTGTAACATCCtgcaacacatttgcacatttctAGGTCTTGCACACTCATGGGTTGCTGAATCTAGATTTCCACTTGGCACAAAGATGCTTGATTCATGAAAAATCAAAAACTGGGCAGGTTAACTAAGTGTTGCTATTATTGATGAACCTATGATATCTCAATTGTAACAGCAAGTCTGTCAGTGAACTAAAGCTTAACCACAAAAGAGTCTTAACTTAGTACAATGCTGTGGAAGGACCTAAAAAATCCTTTGTGAAAGTATGATCACATATCAGGTTAAATTTATACgcaaatacaaaacatttttaaggTTTACAAACTTTCTAGCAGCACTATATCTTAGTTTATGAGTCCCCTGCCCTGAGTGCATCTGTCCTCAGACATTTAAGATAAGGCAGACTGAGCCTGATTAGATTAATGGACTGCAAAGTCTGAGAGTTCACAGCTTGAGGTAACTGTTAATATATAATGTCAAAATGGAACACTATAATCAACAGAAACAGTGTACTCTGAAATGTGCCTGCTTTTTggtgtaatgatgatatatgttCTTGGCAgttctgttttggagatttttacCCATATATCTTTGGGaaaagctattttattttgtgaaaTCATTTGGCTGTGTTGCATCCACTTCTTTTCCCATGTTTTTACCACAGATTTCTTTATCCACAGTTGTTTGATCGCACACTTATTAACACAAAAATTAGTTAGTAGCACCAAGCAGTTGTGGAAATCAGATGAATGTGTGGATCTTGCACACTCGTAGGTTGCCAAAGCTGGATTCTACACTAATTCCAAAAAGGCTCAATTGGTGATAAATCAGGTGACCAGACAGGCCAATGAAGTGTTTCAATCTGTCGGAAACATCCCTGAGAAATCTTTGCAATATgtgtgtgagcattatcctgctaaaaaaatgacagttggaagccctgcaatAAGTAAAAGCACATGTGGCTGTTAGTGCCTCTTGTTTCATTACTATGGGTGACTGACTGGGGTGTGCGATGGCTGCTCAGGCAATCCCACCAGCAGTTGAGGAAGTGTGTCGCTTAACAGCAAAGGCAAGATGGAAGCGCTGACCAGGAGACCTCCATACATCAACCCGGCCATCCAAGGGCCGCATACAGAACCTGGATTAATCACTACAGACGATGTGGTTCCAGGCTGTAGCACTACAGGTTTCTCGTTAATGAAACCACTGCAAACGAAGGTGACCCTGGCTGACTGGCTGCCTGACGGATAGCCTGATGGTTGGCAACTTGTCAAGAGGACCACCCTGCTTTTCTCAGTTCAATGATATTCCCCCTTTTAAAGTCAGGTA
Proteins encoded in this window:
- the tmem200b gene encoding transmembrane protein 200A, whose amino-acid sequence is MRTPKSQDRAPATHSSQRLPHFGLRSQKKKEGVIQGKLRIRSMPGAFLVLGVVVVIVGTALAVAGYWPYRVQRSALGAVSNGLSSTSQASGWGLGAKGLFSTASLIHSERMKLLGPVIMGVGLFILICANTVLCENRDRETQMLLAQMQSVICSVSAAVPSADLTQVNSLARHYQWVSSLPAAHLNIMCLQELASSEPLLQVKTTEVEEGGLQQRAVLRTEVLHHQESSSTPSIHSSKSCNSSKVDLDTVPDAEQGAGFGQNALPEVHCKLSNCLTASSLLTLEGEDWELRVLPPRRSLSMSCRTKPRTLPRALRHHEIRAEDSTEYPTLLQRQSSSEVCVNMTAISTENLDLDFALAEEQRHRSWPRLDLGYARKYLKLENKEDSVDRLLDQLEQQCSQLDRSFGSGPFQ